The following proteins are co-located in the Cupriavidus pauculus genome:
- a CDS encoding Bug family tripartite tricarboxylate transporter substrate binding protein, translating into MKTLLRVLAAASVASCAFATASASAAGGYPTKPVTLVVGYTAGGSVDLVARTVAPELGKRLGQSVVIENLGGAGGTIGAQKVVKAEADGYTLLMGSGSEVSIARLTNPAVRYDGEKDLAPITFVGTQPMVLVGKLQLPAKDAGELIALAGAKPGALSYASSGVGTPLNLAGELIKQQGKVNITHVPYKGASAMATDLLGGQIDLAVMVLSSALPHIQAGRVRAYGVTENKRASVAPNVPALAETPALKGVDMGVWFGLMAPGATPRSVIDRLNTEMQAVLAMPDVRKKLAEAGVEVAPANPAQFAAFVKRETAKYRTIVQTADIRQ; encoded by the coding sequence ATGAAGACCCTGCTGCGCGTGCTTGCCGCCGCTTCCGTTGCCAGTTGTGCATTTGCCACCGCCAGCGCCTCTGCGGCCGGTGGCTATCCGACCAAGCCGGTCACGCTTGTGGTGGGCTACACCGCCGGCGGCAGCGTCGATCTGGTGGCGCGCACCGTGGCGCCCGAGTTGGGCAAGCGGCTGGGCCAGAGCGTGGTGATCGAGAACCTGGGCGGCGCGGGCGGCACCATTGGCGCACAGAAGGTGGTCAAGGCGGAGGCCGATGGCTACACGTTGCTGATGGGCTCGGGCAGCGAGGTGTCGATCGCGCGGCTGACCAACCCGGCGGTGCGCTACGACGGCGAGAAGGACCTAGCGCCGATTACCTTCGTCGGCACGCAGCCGATGGTGCTGGTGGGCAAGCTTCAGTTGCCCGCCAAGGATGCCGGCGAGCTGATCGCGCTGGCCGGGGCCAAGCCGGGCGCGCTGTCGTATGCGTCGTCGGGCGTGGGCACGCCGCTGAATCTGGCCGGCGAGCTGATCAAGCAGCAGGGCAAGGTCAACATCACGCACGTGCCGTACAAGGGCGCGTCGGCGATGGCGACCGACCTGCTCGGCGGCCAGATCGACCTGGCGGTGATGGTGCTGTCGTCGGCGCTGCCGCATATCCAGGCCGGCCGCGTGCGTGCCTACGGCGTGACCGAGAACAAGCGCGCCAGCGTGGCGCCGAACGTGCCCGCACTGGCCGAGACCCCGGCGCTCAAGGGAGTCGACATGGGAGTATGGTTCGGATTGATGGCGCCTGGCGCCACACCGCGCTCCGTTATCGATCGACTGAATACCGAGATGCAGGCCGTGCTGGCGATGCCGGACGTCCGCAAGAAGCTGGCCGAAGCCGGCGTGGAGGTGGCACCGGCCAATCCCGCCCAGTTCGCCGCGTTCGTGAAGCGCGAGACGGCCAAGTACCGCACGATCGTCCAGACCGCCGACATCCGCCAGTAA
- a CDS encoding LysR family transcriptional regulator: MHIRWLEDFVCLAQAGSLARAAELRNVTPPAFGRRMQALEVWAGAPLIDRSAYPVRLTREGRQFLEAAQTALRTLDETRMALRAAHRADARTLTIATGKTLARSMVPAWLAGLRHAMRDDPAGAGFRTRLSTHSTHDALERFTEGDADFLLCYSPHDLPVMLDDARYQFHAVGVERLVCVSAANARGGPEFRLQKPKAGARPAPVPMIAYAETLTMGRMVNQEIARRKLASWLDVIAVSDFAESVHEMVRQKMGLAWLPARLIADDLHTGRLVRADLPGGDTADLALDIRLYRPRTAMRPLAEAFWMAATAG, from the coding sequence ATGCATATCCGTTGGCTCGAAGACTTCGTGTGCCTGGCGCAGGCCGGCAGCCTCGCGCGGGCCGCCGAGCTGCGCAACGTCACGCCGCCGGCGTTCGGGCGCCGCATGCAAGCGCTGGAAGTCTGGGCCGGGGCGCCGCTCATCGACCGCAGCGCGTACCCGGTGCGGCTGACCCGCGAAGGCCGCCAGTTCCTGGAAGCCGCGCAGACCGCGCTGCGCACGCTGGACGAAACCCGCATGGCGCTGCGCGCCGCCCATCGCGCCGATGCCCGCACGCTCACCATCGCCACCGGCAAGACGCTGGCCCGATCGATGGTACCCGCGTGGCTGGCCGGCCTGCGCCATGCCATGCGCGACGACCCGGCCGGCGCCGGCTTTCGCACGCGGCTGTCCACCCATTCCACGCACGACGCGCTCGAACGCTTTACCGAGGGCGACGCCGATTTCCTGCTCTGCTACAGCCCGCACGACCTGCCCGTGATGCTCGACGACGCGCGCTACCAGTTCCACGCCGTGGGCGTGGAGCGGCTGGTCTGCGTGTCGGCCGCCAACGCGCGCGGCGGGCCCGAGTTCCGGCTGCAGAAGCCCAAGGCAGGCGCCCGGCCCGCGCCAGTGCCGATGATCGCCTACGCCGAGACGCTGACGATGGGCCGCATGGTCAACCAGGAGATCGCCCGCCGCAAGCTCGCAAGCTGGCTCGACGTCATCGCCGTCAGCGACTTCGCGGAATCGGTCCACGAAATGGTGCGCCAGAAGATGGGCCTGGCCTGGCTGCCCGCCCGCCTGATCGCCGATGACCTGCACACCGGCCGCCTGGTCCGCGCCGACCTGCCCGGCGGCGACACGGCCGACCTGGCGCTCGACATCCGCCTGTACCGGCCCCGCACGGCGATGCGCCCGCTGGCGGAAGCGTTCTGGATGGCGGCCACGGCGGGGTGA
- a CDS encoding MerR family transcriptional regulator yields MPSQPRGARPSASAPALPDASAPARTPSPEYTIDELARAAGTTVRNIRSYQDRGLIDPPERRGRVGIYTQTHLGRLRLIHHLLARGYTLANIMELLKAIVEGHDLRSILGLETAISSPWNSEAPRHYSYLALARLFGRAISRPALARAISLGLLEPDGLGYLARSPRALAAGAEMARAGFALEDVLDIIGHAREHFQAVSDRIVAMVVRELDKFGEGQLPPPAEVPRIVDVLWRIRPLALVALETEMMRALELSANKYLGDRVAAILEHLHDAPGTPPRG; encoded by the coding sequence ATGCCCTCCCAACCGCGCGGCGCCCGGCCGTCCGCATCCGCCCCTGCCTTGCCCGATGCCAGCGCACCGGCGCGCACCCCATCCCCGGAATACACGATCGACGAACTCGCGCGTGCCGCCGGCACCACGGTGCGCAATATCCGCTCGTACCAGGACCGCGGTCTGATCGACCCGCCCGAGCGGCGCGGCCGCGTGGGCATCTACACGCAGACCCATCTGGGCCGGCTGCGGCTGATCCACCATCTGCTGGCGCGCGGCTACACGCTGGCCAACATCATGGAGCTGCTCAAGGCCATCGTGGAAGGGCACGACCTGCGTTCGATCCTGGGCCTGGAGACGGCCATCAGCAGCCCCTGGAACAGCGAGGCCCCGCGCCACTATTCGTACCTGGCGCTGGCGCGGCTGTTCGGGCGGGCGATCTCTCGCCCGGCGCTGGCCCGCGCGATCTCGCTGGGGCTGCTGGAGCCGGACGGCCTGGGCTACCTGGCGCGCAGTCCGCGCGCGCTGGCGGCCGGTGCCGAAATGGCGCGCGCCGGCTTTGCGCTGGAAGACGTGCTGGACATCATCGGCCATGCGCGCGAGCACTTCCAGGCCGTCTCGGACCGCATCGTCGCGATGGTGGTGCGGGAACTGGACAAGTTCGGCGAAGGCCAGCTCCCGCCGCCGGCAGAGGTGCCGCGCATTGTCGACGTGCTGTGGCGCATCCGCCCGCTCGCGCTGGTGGCGCTGGAAACCGAGATGATGCGGGCGCTGGAGCTGTCGGCCAACAAATACCTGGGCGACCGCGTGGCCGCCATCCTCGAACATCTGCACGACGCGCCGGGGACGCCGCCCAGGGGCTGA
- a CDS encoding metal-dependent hydrolase, with product MMPVRRDVHPHLPPARICDWHERGPHVTHFINALSIFFPAGERFFMDSVRNYRDRVTDPELKQAVAGFIGQEAMHTREHILYNRLLDDAGLPASKLDNAVAKLLNLLRKVLPKSWQLAHTIALEHYTAMLAGGMLADPRHMGNSEPGYRQVWTWHALEETEHKAVAYDVWNLVMKPGPYRYLLRAFTMLTTTVTFWALVFVFHVRLVMADRTCRNKLTGFGSVVNFLWGSPGVLRKMIPEWFDYFRPGFHPWDADNRAALHRIQPLIAEIEETALRAGASTKAPPIRGAA from the coding sequence ATGATGCCAGTCCGCCGTGACGTGCATCCCCACCTTCCGCCGGCGCGCATCTGCGACTGGCACGAGCGCGGGCCGCACGTGACCCATTTCATCAACGCGCTGTCGATCTTCTTTCCGGCCGGCGAGCGCTTTTTCATGGACAGCGTGCGCAACTACCGCGACCGCGTGACCGACCCCGAGCTCAAGCAGGCCGTGGCCGGCTTCATCGGCCAGGAGGCCATGCACACGCGCGAGCACATCCTCTACAACCGGCTGCTCGACGATGCCGGCCTGCCCGCGTCAAAGCTCGACAACGCCGTGGCAAAGCTGCTGAACCTGCTGCGCAAGGTGCTGCCGAAGTCGTGGCAACTGGCGCACACCATCGCGCTGGAACACTACACGGCGATGCTGGCCGGCGGGATGCTGGCTGATCCGCGCCACATGGGCAATTCCGAGCCCGGCTACCGGCAGGTGTGGACGTGGCACGCGCTGGAGGAAACCGAGCACAAGGCCGTGGCCTACGACGTCTGGAACCTGGTGATGAAGCCGGGCCCGTACCGCTACCTGCTGCGGGCGTTCACGATGCTGACCACGACGGTGACGTTCTGGGCGCTGGTGTTCGTGTTCCACGTGCGGCTGGTGATGGCGGACCGCACCTGCCGCAACAAGCTCACCGGCTTTGGCAGCGTGGTGAACTTTCTGTGGGGGTCGCCCGGCGTGCTGCGCAAGATGATTCCGGAATGGTTCGACTACTTCCGGCCCGGCTTCCATCCGTGGGACGCCGACAACCGCGCGGCGCTGCATCGCATCCAGCCGCTGATCGCCGAGATCGAGGAGACGGCGCTGCGGGCCGGCGCCAGCACCAAGGCGCCACCGATCCGCGGCGCGGCGTAG
- a CDS encoding alpha/beta fold hydrolase, which translates to MTRAALPREAVLQSPPGTFTRWFGQGRVGLFSLSRDTLARRYALPASRWVQVMGALVHYTDEGAPEGEPLVLIHGFGASLHTWEGVLPALRQHHRVIRLDLAPFGLTGPLRDARGRIVTMDIDAYRAFIDAFLAAIGLQRATFVGNSLGGLVAWDLAARRPSMVNRLVLIDAAGFPMKLPIYIDLFRHAAVRWSAPWLLPEWIIRAATRDVYGDATRVPEATFRRYVDFFYAAGSREAVGRMVPKLDFDQIDTERLRGVRQPTLVLWGDRDRWVPPAHADAFAARLPDVTLRRYAGLGHVPMEEDPQRVAADLLRFLNRAPAAPALAQESTS; encoded by the coding sequence ATGACGCGCGCCGCGCTGCCACGTGAAGCGGTGCTGCAATCGCCGCCGGGCACCTTCACGCGCTGGTTCGGCCAGGGGCGCGTGGGCCTGTTCAGCCTGTCGCGCGATACGCTGGCGCGCCGCTACGCGCTGCCGGCGTCGCGCTGGGTGCAGGTGATGGGCGCGCTGGTCCACTACACCGACGAAGGCGCGCCCGAGGGCGAGCCGCTGGTGCTGATCCACGGCTTTGGCGCGTCGCTCCATACCTGGGAAGGCGTGCTGCCGGCGCTGCGCCAGCACCATCGCGTGATCCGGCTGGACCTGGCGCCGTTCGGGCTGACCGGCCCGCTGCGCGATGCACGCGGACGCATCGTGACGATGGATATCGACGCCTACCGCGCATTCATCGACGCCTTCCTGGCCGCCATCGGGCTGCAGCGCGCCACGTTCGTTGGCAATTCGCTGGGCGGGCTGGTGGCGTGGGACCTGGCGGCGCGGCGGCCGTCGATGGTGAACCGGCTGGTGCTGATCGACGCGGCCGGCTTTCCGATGAAGCTGCCGATCTATATCGACCTGTTCCGCCATGCCGCGGTGCGCTGGTCGGCGCCGTGGCTGCTGCCCGAATGGATCATCCGCGCAGCCACGCGCGACGTCTACGGCGACGCCACGCGCGTGCCGGAGGCCACGTTCCGCCGCTACGTCGACTTCTTCTACGCGGCCGGCAGCCGCGAGGCCGTGGGCCGCATGGTGCCGAAGCTTGATTTCGACCAGATCGATACCGAACGCCTGCGCGGCGTGCGCCAGCCCACGCTGGTGCTCTGGGGCGACCGCGACCGCTGGGTTCCGCCCGCGCACGCCGACGCCTTCGCAGCCCGCCTGCCCGACGTGACGCTGCGCCGCTACGCGGGGCTGGGGCACGTGCCGATGGAGGAAGACCCGCAGCGCGTGGCGGCCGACCTGCTGCGTTTCCTGAACCGCGCCCCCGCGGCGCCAGCCCTTGCACAGGAGTCCACATCATGA
- a CDS encoding SDR family NAD(P)-dependent oxidoreductase: MKDFRNRVAAITGAGSGMGRALAVQLAQAGCHVAMCDRDEAGLAQTLADVRRVAPDVRATIACVDVADRAAVHAWADAVARDHGRVNLIFNNAGVALSSTVEGMGYDDLEWILGINFWGVVHGTKAFLPYLKASGEGHVVNTSSVFGLFAQPGMGAYNASKYAVRGFTESLRQELDLMQCGVSATTVHPGGIKTNIARSSRVSPSVNGLLVRDAQQGREEFEKFFITSADKAARVILAGVRANKRRVLIGPDAYAADAMARLLPAAYQSLVVREARRKRKQLVPDAAAAPARTGDAA; encoded by the coding sequence ATGAAGGATTTCCGCAACCGGGTAGCCGCCATCACGGGCGCCGGCTCGGGCATGGGCCGCGCGCTGGCCGTGCAGTTGGCCCAGGCCGGCTGCCACGTGGCGATGTGCGACCGCGACGAAGCCGGGCTGGCGCAGACGCTGGCCGACGTGCGGCGCGTGGCGCCCGACGTGCGCGCCACCATCGCCTGCGTGGACGTGGCCGACCGCGCCGCCGTGCACGCCTGGGCCGACGCCGTGGCCCGCGACCACGGCCGCGTGAACCTGATCTTCAACAACGCTGGCGTGGCGCTGTCGAGCACGGTCGAGGGCATGGGCTACGACGACCTGGAATGGATCCTCGGCATCAACTTCTGGGGCGTGGTGCACGGCACCAAGGCGTTCCTGCCGTACCTGAAGGCCAGCGGCGAAGGCCACGTGGTCAACACGTCCAGCGTCTTCGGCCTGTTCGCCCAGCCGGGCATGGGCGCCTACAACGCCAGCAAGTACGCGGTGCGCGGCTTTACCGAATCGCTGCGCCAGGAGCTGGACCTGATGCAGTGCGGCGTGTCGGCCACGACCGTGCACCCGGGCGGCATCAAGACCAACATCGCGCGGTCGAGCCGGGTGTCGCCCAGCGTCAACGGCCTGCTGGTGCGCGACGCCCAGCAGGGCCGCGAGGAATTCGAGAAGTTCTTCATCACGTCGGCAGACAAGGCCGCGCGCGTGATCCTGGCCGGCGTGCGGGCCAACAAGCGCCGCGTGCTGATCGGGCCCGATGCCTATGCGGCCGACGCCATGGCGCGGCTGCTGCCGGCGGCCTACCAGTCGCTGGTGGTGCGCGAGGCGCGCCGCAAGCGCAAGCAGCTCGTGCCAGATGCCGCCGCCGCGCCGGCCCGCACCGGAGACGCCGCATGA
- a CDS encoding flavin-containing monooxygenase has protein sequence MNAPAELPAFLSSEPEQACDIAIIGSGFAGLGMGIRLKQSGVDDFLIFEKADSVGGTWRDNHYPGCACDVQSHLYSFSFAPNPDWSRMFSRQPEIRRYLEHCTDRFGLRGHLRLGHELARAEWDAGAALWRLRMRDGRRVRARVLVSGMGGLSRPAIPDIPGLDTFAGTLFHSQQWRHDYPLAGKRVAVIGTGASAIQFVPQIAPQVARLDLYQRTPPWIMPKPDRTVTAAERWLFRHVPATQALVRTGLYWMLESRVLGFVIHPRLMKAVEQVARRHLKRQVPDPALRQALTPDYTIGCKRVLISNDYYPALMRENVDVVTAGIARVEPDAVVLRDGTRRPADAIILGTGFHATDPLPRGVIVGRDGRDLLDAWRDGAEAYLGTTVAGFPNLFLIVGPNTGLGHSSMVFMIESQVNYVLDALRQMRRDGVQAVDVRPTVQANFNQGIQRKLGHAIWTAGGCASWYIDPRSRKNTTLWPGFTFQFRRATATFRMGDYERWPVRHGNAAAAEPGHAETVRA, from the coding sequence ATGAATGCACCCGCCGAGCTGCCAGCGTTTCTCTCGTCCGAGCCGGAACAGGCGTGCGACATCGCCATCATCGGCAGCGGGTTTGCCGGGCTCGGCATGGGCATCCGGCTCAAGCAGTCGGGCGTGGACGACTTCCTGATCTTCGAGAAGGCCGATTCGGTGGGCGGCACCTGGCGCGACAACCACTACCCCGGCTGCGCCTGCGACGTGCAATCGCATCTCTACTCGTTCTCGTTCGCGCCGAATCCGGACTGGTCGCGCATGTTCTCGCGCCAGCCGGAGATCCGCCGCTATCTCGAACACTGCACAGACCGCTTCGGCCTGCGCGGCCACCTGCGGCTGGGCCACGAGCTGGCGCGCGCCGAATGGGACGCTGGCGCCGCGCTCTGGCGGCTGCGGATGCGCGATGGCCGGCGCGTGCGCGCCCGCGTGCTGGTGTCCGGCATGGGCGGGCTGAGCCGGCCGGCCATCCCCGATATCCCGGGCCTCGACACATTCGCCGGCACGCTGTTCCATTCCCAGCAGTGGCGCCACGACTACCCGCTGGCCGGCAAGCGCGTGGCCGTGATCGGCACGGGCGCCAGCGCCATCCAGTTCGTGCCGCAGATCGCGCCGCAGGTGGCGCGGCTCGATCTCTACCAGCGCACGCCGCCGTGGATCATGCCCAAGCCGGACCGCACGGTCACGGCGGCCGAGCGCTGGCTGTTCCGCCATGTGCCGGCCACGCAGGCGCTGGTCCGCACCGGCCTGTACTGGATGCTGGAATCGCGCGTGCTCGGTTTCGTGATCCATCCCCGGCTGATGAAGGCGGTGGAGCAGGTGGCGCGCCGCCACCTGAAGCGGCAGGTGCCCGACCCCGCGCTGCGCCAGGCGCTGACGCCCGACTACACCATCGGCTGCAAGCGCGTGCTGATCTCCAACGACTACTACCCGGCGCTGATGCGCGAGAACGTCGACGTGGTGACCGCCGGCATCGCGCGCGTGGAGCCAGACGCCGTGGTGCTGCGCGACGGCACGCGCCGGCCAGCGGACGCCATCATCCTGGGCACCGGCTTTCATGCCACCGATCCGCTGCCGCGCGGCGTGATCGTCGGCCGCGACGGGCGCGACCTGCTCGATGCCTGGCGCGACGGCGCCGAGGCGTACCTGGGCACCACCGTGGCCGGATTTCCCAACCTGTTCCTGATCGTCGGGCCGAACACAGGGCTGGGCCACAGCTCGATGGTGTTCATGATCGAGTCGCAGGTGAACTACGTGCTCGACGCACTGCGCCAGATGCGCCGCGACGGCGTGCAGGCCGTGGACGTGCGCCCGACCGTGCAGGCGAACTTCAACCAGGGCATCCAGCGCAAGCTCGGCCATGCGATCTGGACGGCCGGCGGCTGCGCGAGCTGGTACATCGACCCGCGCAGCCGCAAAAACACCACGCTCTGGCCCGGCTTCACGTTCCAGTTCCGCCGCGCCACGGCCACGTTCCGCATGGGCGACTACGAGCGCTGGCCGGTGCGCCATGGCAACGCCGCTGCCGCCGAGCCGGGGCATGCCGAAACGGTCCGCGCGTGA
- a CDS encoding GMC family oxidoreductase: protein MPIPDLYSAGIASGWKVLDAATFTAPRTIDADVVIVGTGAGGGIAAELLSEAGLNVVMVEEGGLHTSDSFRDMDEARAYRTLYQEAAARATSDGAISILQGRAVGGSTTVNWSSSFRTPPRTLAHWAAHHAVAGHGEQDMAPWFARIEERLSMAPWAMDPNPNNAVLRRGCEALGWEWHVIPRNVKGCWNSGYCGLGCPVNAKQSMLVSTIPAALAHGATLVHRLRVRAIDHDGKAVRGVTGDALGHDGYSPTGIRVTVRARHVIAAGGAINTPALLLRSRVPDPYQRLGQRTFIHPVNLSVAKMPEKIDPYYGAPQSIASDHFQWRHGATGPIGYKLEVPPMFPGISAGVLNGMGDDLRRDMAALPHANAMLALLRDGFVPESPGGRVRIADDGSPILDYEVSDYLWDGVRRAYLSMAEAQFAAGAQRVRPAHLDATWYTSWPQARDAIGQLPLKPFRVLLFSAHLMGGCAMSEDPARGVVSSAGRHHQLPNLYVLDGSVFPTSIGANPQLSVLALAAQNATTLRKTITA, encoded by the coding sequence ATGCCGATTCCCGATCTCTACAGCGCCGGCATCGCGTCCGGCTGGAAGGTGCTGGACGCCGCCACGTTCACCGCGCCGCGCACCATCGACGCCGACGTTGTCATCGTCGGCACCGGCGCGGGCGGCGGCATTGCCGCCGAGCTGCTCAGCGAGGCCGGGCTGAACGTGGTGATGGTGGAGGAGGGCGGCCTGCACACGTCCGACAGCTTCCGCGACATGGACGAGGCGCGCGCCTATCGCACCCTGTATCAGGAGGCCGCCGCGCGGGCCACGTCGGACGGCGCCATCTCGATCCTGCAGGGCCGCGCCGTGGGCGGCAGCACCACGGTGAACTGGTCGTCGAGCTTCCGCACCCCGCCGCGCACGCTGGCGCACTGGGCTGCGCACCACGCGGTGGCCGGCCACGGCGAGCAGGACATGGCGCCATGGTTCGCCCGGATCGAGGAACGGCTCAGCATGGCGCCGTGGGCGATGGATCCGAACCCGAACAACGCGGTGCTGCGGCGCGGGTGCGAAGCGCTCGGCTGGGAGTGGCACGTGATCCCGCGCAACGTGAAGGGCTGCTGGAATTCGGGCTACTGCGGCCTTGGCTGTCCGGTGAACGCCAAGCAGTCGATGCTGGTGTCGACGATCCCCGCCGCGCTGGCGCATGGCGCCACACTGGTCCACCGGCTGCGGGTACGGGCCATCGACCATGACGGCAAGGCCGTGCGGGGCGTGACGGGCGACGCGCTGGGCCATGACGGCTACTCGCCGACCGGCATCCGCGTCACCGTCCGCGCCCGCCATGTCATTGCCGCGGGCGGGGCCATCAACACCCCGGCGCTGCTGCTGCGATCCCGCGTGCCCGACCCGTACCAGCGGCTCGGCCAACGCACGTTTATTCATCCGGTGAATTTGAGTGTCGCCAAAATGCCGGAGAAAATCGATCCATACTATGGCGCGCCGCAGTCGATCGCGTCTGACCACTTCCAGTGGCGCCACGGCGCGACCGGGCCGATCGGCTACAAGCTCGAAGTCCCGCCGATGTTCCCGGGCATCAGCGCCGGCGTGCTGAACGGCATGGGCGACGACCTGCGGCGCGACATGGCCGCGCTGCCGCACGCCAACGCCATGCTGGCGCTGCTGCGCGACGGCTTTGTGCCCGAAAGCCCCGGCGGGCGGGTCCGGATTGCCGACGATGGCAGCCCGATCCTGGACTACGAAGTGAGCGACTACCTATGGGACGGGGTGCGCCGGGCCTACCTGAGCATGGCCGAGGCCCAGTTCGCGGCCGGGGCGCAGCGGGTGCGGCCGGCCCACCTGGATGCCACGTGGTACACAAGCTGGCCGCAGGCGCGCGACGCCATCGGCCAGTTGCCGCTCAAGCCGTTCCGCGTGCTCCTGTTCAGTGCGCACCTGATGGGCGGCTGCGCGATGAGCGAGGATCCGGCGCGCGGCGTGGTGAGCAGCGCGGGCCGCCATCACCAGTTGCCGAACCTGTACGTGCTCGACGGATCGGTATTTCCTACCAGCATCGGGGCCAATCCCCAGTTGTCAGTGCTGGCCCTGGCGGCGCAGAATGCCACGACGTTGCGCAAGACCATCACGGCGTGA
- a CDS encoding TetR/AcrR family transcriptional regulator — protein MKTGKTTAGDTKARILDATEKLFIEVGYEATSLRQVTSRAIVNLAAVNYHFRSKEIMMQSVLSRRLDPLNTRRLALLDACEARWPGNAIRCEHVMGALFVPALQMAREPEIGGPSFLRLLGRVYSDTSPFIQSWLMGHYAPVFGRFFEAFARALPDVPRQELGWRLHFALKALAGVLAGDELGNLMPAFTQGKRMSDAQVLAQLTSMVVAALKAPSPATQELGALQEVFEIGEAQQADEQAQMAAQAATAETEAQELAAATAAAMGRARRSARAARSEGASRPPTASMAVRREHCATFPSNPLDDWMRTRPRT, from the coding sequence ATGAAGACCGGGAAAACCACGGCAGGAGATACGAAGGCCCGCATCCTCGATGCGACCGAGAAACTGTTCATCGAGGTAGGCTACGAGGCGACTTCGCTCAGGCAGGTGACTTCACGAGCGATCGTCAATCTGGCTGCCGTGAACTATCACTTCCGCAGCAAGGAAATCATGATGCAGTCGGTGCTGAGCCGCCGGCTGGATCCCCTCAACACGCGGCGCCTGGCGCTGCTGGACGCCTGCGAGGCCCGCTGGCCCGGCAACGCCATCCGCTGCGAGCACGTGATGGGCGCGCTGTTCGTGCCCGCGCTGCAGATGGCGCGCGAGCCGGAGATTGGCGGCCCGTCGTTCCTGCGCCTGCTCGGGCGCGTGTATTCCGATACCTCGCCATTCATCCAGTCCTGGCTGATGGGCCATTACGCGCCCGTCTTCGGACGCTTCTTCGAAGCGTTTGCGCGGGCGCTGCCCGACGTGCCGCGCCAGGAACTGGGCTGGCGCCTGCATTTCGCGCTCAAGGCGCTGGCCGGCGTGCTGGCTGGCGACGAACTGGGCAACCTGATGCCGGCCTTCACGCAGGGCAAGCGGATGAGCGACGCGCAGGTGCTGGCGCAACTGACGTCGATGGTGGTGGCGGCCCTGAAGGCGCCGTCGCCGGCCACGCAGGAACTGGGCGCCCTGCAGGAAGTGTTCGAGATCGGCGAGGCCCAGCAGGCCGACGAACAGGCCCAGATGGCCGCGCAGGCCGCCACGGCCGAGACCGAGGCCCAGGAGCTGGCCGCCGCCACCGCCGCGGCGATGGGCCGGGCCCGGCGCAGCGCGCGGGCCGCACGCAGTGAAGGCGCATCGCGGCCGCCCACCGCCAGCATGGCGGTACGCCGCGAGCATTGCGCCACCTTCCCCAGCAATCCGCTCGACGACTGGATGCGCACCCGCCCCAGGACATAG
- a CDS encoding DUF1571 domain-containing protein, which yields MKQMVLIAAIGGILGFLATQPGTLLQAHAQGAPAAPAAARPATPYDGLSTAQQTALFARQTASGELAALPDAQVLAVFDALQPEALLTWARQEINRFPEYEYTMTRQERLNGQWQDKPARMFIRYRHMPRQLYARWLPNGAQAGQEILYDETKRKDEMYGHLGGIMGFTSIWTSIDGSLARSQSNHTVRDLGFQFVLSMLERDARTLRAAGLSEKYSRAEIVQEHGTRMVALTWELPEGAPKYYAKKVQLMFDLKHPWPRAETAWDADGNMVEKIVFEKAAKKSFDASAFDPTNSEYKF from the coding sequence ATGAAGCAGATGGTCCTGATTGCCGCGATCGGCGGCATCCTGGGGTTCCTGGCCACGCAGCCGGGCACCCTGCTCCAGGCGCACGCGCAGGGCGCCCCGGCAGCGCCCGCCGCGGCCCGCCCCGCCACGCCCTACGACGGGTTGTCCACCGCCCAGCAGACTGCGCTGTTCGCCCGGCAGACGGCCAGCGGCGAACTGGCCGCGCTGCCGGACGCGCAGGTGCTGGCCGTGTTCGACGCGCTGCAGCCCGAGGCGCTGCTGACGTGGGCGCGCCAGGAGATCAACCGCTTTCCCGAGTACGAATACACGATGACGCGCCAGGAGCGGCTGAACGGCCAGTGGCAGGACAAGCCCGCGCGCATGTTCATCCGCTACCGCCACATGCCGCGCCAGCTCTACGCCAGGTGGCTGCCCAACGGCGCGCAGGCGGGGCAGGAGATCCTGTACGACGAGACCAAGCGCAAGGACGAGATGTACGGCCACCTGGGCGGCATCATGGGCTTCACGTCGATCTGGACGTCGATCGACGGCTCGCTGGCCAGGTCGCAGTCGAACCACACCGTGCGCGACCTGGGCTTCCAGTTCGTGCTGTCGATGCTGGAACGCGACGCCAGGACGCTGCGCGCCGCCGGGCTGTCCGAGAAGTACAGCCGCGCCGAGATCGTGCAGGAGCACGGCACGCGCATGGTGGCGCTGACCTGGGAGCTGCCCGAGGGCGCGCCCAAGTACTACGCCAAGAAGGTCCAGCTGATGTTCGACCTCAAGCATCCGTGGCCGCGCGCGGAAACGGCCTGGGATGCCGACGGCAACATGGTCGAGAAGATCGTCTTCGAGAAGGCCGCGAAGAAGTCGTTCGATGCGTCCGCGTTCGACCCCACCAACAGCGAATACAAGTTCTGA